The genomic DNA ACCGCCCCCGGCACGGCCAACTTCACCTACACCGTGACCAACAACACCGCCTCGGCACAGTCCGGCGTGGTCTTCTACCAGGCCTTCCTCGGCTCCAACCCGGTCAGCCCGGTCGTCCAGGTACAGTCCGGCTCGCTCAACGGCATGTCCTCCTCGCCGACGCTCTCCTTCTCGGTCGGCGTCCCGGGCAGCGCCCCGGCGGGCCTCTACACGGTCGCCATCAGCGCCGGCCCGAACACGGGCACCGCGGTTGCGACGGACGAGGTGACGGTGATCATCCCGGCCAGCCGCGCGGTCGCTGGCGGCTCGGCGGAGTGGACGCTTGTCGACGCGCAGCCGTGGCCGGCGCTTGAGGCTGCCGCCCGCACGAGCGCGCTGGGAGCCTTCCCGAACCCGTTCGCGGACCGTACGGAGATCGGGTTCGAGCTCGAGGCGAGCGCCCGGGTGGAGCTGGTGGTGTACGACGTGCGGGGCCGCGAGGTCGCCACGCTGGCCAACGACGTGCTGGCGGCGGGTCAGCACAGCGTGGAGTTCGACGCGGCGTCGTTGCCGAGCGGTGTGTACATCTACCGCCTGGTGACGGGCACGCAGGTGGAGACCGGCCGCATGACCCTCGTCAAGTAGGACGCGGTCCGTACCCTACCCTTCGAACGGGGGCCGTCCGGCAGCGGGCGGCCCCCGCTCTGTTTTGTGCGGCACGGACCGTCGCGGGGGCGTAAACTTGGGGCGTATTTGGCCGTAGGCCCGCTATTCCTCTCTCCCCCACGTATGACTATGCGTACTCGCTTCGATCTAGTGGACGCTGCGCTGTTCGGGCTCGGCGTGCTAGGGCTCGGACTGTTCGTGTACCTGTTACCAATCCTGCACCCGGAGAGCACAGCGACATACACGCTCGGGCGTGAGACGGCGGTGGAGCGAGCAGAGGCATTCCTGGCCGAGCAGGGATACGCGACGGACGGCCTCGTTCCGCGGGCGCGTCTGAGGCGAGCTACCCGCCTGTTGGACTCGCTGCAGGCGTCGATGGGCCGCCCGACCGCGATCCAGATGTTGAAGGCGGACGGCACCGACCTACTTCCCGCG from Bacteroidota bacterium includes the following:
- a CDS encoding T9SS type A sorting domain-containing protein, which encodes TAPGTANFTYTVTNNTASAQSGVVFYQAFLGSNPVSPVVQVQSGSLNGMSSSPTLSFSVGVPGSAPAGLYTVAISAGPNTGTAVATDEVTVIIPASRAVAGGSAEWTLVDAQPWPALEAAARTSALGAFPNPFADRTEIGFELEASARVELVVYDVRGREVATLANDVLAAGQHSVEFDAASLPSGVYIYRLVTGTQVETGRMTLVK